A stretch of DNA from Anaerobacillus isosaccharinicus:
ATCTTGTGTTTGCATCGAATCGCCAGTTTGACGAGCTGAACGAGCTCTGTCTCTTTGTTTTTCCATCTCTTCTTCAAAACCGTGACGATCAATCGCAAGTCCTGCTTCCTCAACATATTCTTCGGTCAAGTCGACAGGGAATCCGTAAGTATCATATAAGCGGAAAACGTTTTCGCCAGAAATTATCGATTCATTTGCTTGTTTTGCTTGTTCGATTACTTTTGATAAGATCGTTAAACCTTCATTTAATGTTTCATGGAAACGCTCTTCTTCATTCTTGATGACCTTTTGAACAAATTCAGTTTTGTCCTTAACCTCTGGATAGAAATCAACCATGATTTCGCCAACAACAGGAACTAATTCATACATAAATGGTCTATGGATGTTAATTAGTTTGGCGTATCGAACAGCTCTTCGAAGTAAACGTCTAAGTACATAACCACGACCTTCATTTGAAGGTAATGCTCCATCAGCAATGGCAAAGCTAACAGTTCGAACATGGTCTGCGATCACTTTAAATGAAACATCAATTTCTTTATTCTTACCATAAGCCTGACCTGATATTTGTTCAGTCGCCTTAATGATTGGAACAAAAAGGTCCGTATCAAAATTCGTTGGCACGTCTTGAACAACAGATACCATTCGTTCAAGTCCCATTCCTGTATCGATGTTTTTCTTAGGAAGTGGTGTGTAAGTCCCATCTGGGTTATGGTTAAATTGTGAAAATACTAAATTCCAAACTTCTAAATAACGCTCATTTTCTCCACCTGGATATAGCTCAGGGTCACTTTCATCACTTCCATACTTCTCACCGCGATCATAGAAAATTTCTGTATTTGGACCACTTGGACCTTCGCCAATATCCCAGAAATTCCCTTCTAAACGAATAATTCTTTCTTCAGGAACACCAATTTTTTTAAACCAAATGTCAAAGGCTTCATGATCTTCAGGGTGAATTGTAACAGAAAGTTTCTCTGGATCAAAGCCAATCCAGTTTTCGCTCGTTAAGAACTCCCAAGCCCACTCAATTGCTTCTTTTTTAAAGTAATCACCGATCGAAAAGTTCCCTAGCATTTCAAAAAATGTATGGTGACGGGCAGTTTTCCCAACGTTTTCAATATCATTTGTACGAATTGATTTTTGAGCGTTCGTAATTCTCGGATTATCAGGAATAACACGACCATCAAAATACTTCTTTAACGTTGCAACACCACTGTTAATCCAAAGTAATGATGGATCTTCATGAGGCACTAGAGAAGCACTAGGCTCCACAGCATGTCCTTTCTCCTTAAAAAAATCTAAAAACATTTGCCTTACTTCAACAGAAGTTAATCGCTTCATTTAAAATTCCTCCCTTTAATTAATGTAGAATTGAGAATGCAAAATGTAAAATTACTCTTATGTACTGCTTCGAAGCTATTGCTCACATCATTCTAAATTTCACATTCTACATTCTACATTTGAATAGAAAAAAGCCCCCATCCCAAACAGGGACGAGAGCTGAACTCACGCGGTACCACCCTAGTTATGAGCAGAAATATGCTCATCACCTTCATCATTAATAACGGTTTTTAGCCGGCAGGTTTTGGCCTGCTTTCAGGAGTAGCATTTTATTAACCTTCATCTAGAATTTCTCTCAGCCATGGAAATTCCTCTCTGCTTTAAGGAAAAGATTATCTTTCCTATTTAAGATGGACTTTAATAAAGGGTTCCTTCATCAAGTTTCAATATTTTGCTTATAAAAGTCATTATAGTTATGGGAAAACCCTTTGTCAATACAAGCCTAAGATTACTTCATTCTTTTATCAAGCAGACTAGAGCTTGGCTTCTTTCTCATGTTTCTTTTGTAATTGTTCACGCACATGGACAAGAATAACCTTTATAATTGCTAGTATAGGAACAGCTATTATTAAGCCAATAATTCCACCTACTTCACCACCAACGATCAAAGCAAACATAATTAAAATTGGATGCATATGTAGGCTTTTTCCGACAATTAAAGGAGATAAAATATTACCTTCTACTAGTTGAATTCCAAAGTTAACCATTAAGCCTAATAATACTAATTGGAATGATTCCGTAAAAGCAATAATTGCAACTGGAATTGCCCCTATAATTGGACCAAAGTAAGGAATGATGTTTGTAACTCCAATAAAAATCCCTAATATTACTGCATAGGGCATTCCTATTAACCAAAGCCCAATCGTTGCTATAACAGCAACTACTAAACAAACTAACAATTGTCCCCTTATGTAGTTTCCTAACGAGACATTAATATTTCTAAGTAATTCTCTACCAGAACTTCTCCATTTCCTTGGTGTTAAATACCAGGCTGTTTTTTCAAGCAAGTTAAAATCCTTTAACAAATAAAAAACAAGGAACGGAATAATAATGATCATTAATAAATAATCAAATAATCCTCCTAAATTCTCTACAGTTCCTACAACACCTTCAGCTGCAACACCCTCAATATTCGTGAGCCAACCTTCAACTTTTACTCTAAAACCGTCTGGCATCATTGATGTCTGTTTATAAAAATCACCTACTACATCACGGTAAATATTAACAAAATGCGGGATGTTTTCCATTAAATCCTTAACTTCATCAATAATATACGGAGTTCCTTTCATTAATAAATAGGCAAAAACAAACATAAATGCGATATAAATAAGCAGTATTGATATTGGTCTTGGAACTCCCATACTTTTCATCTGTTCAACAATAGGATGTAATAAGTAAGTAATTGCTCCTGCAATTAAAAAAGGAAGAGAAACCCTAATCAAAACCGTTAATACTGGTTGCCAAATTGGAGAGAGCAATAAAAAAACGTAGCCACACAAAAAGATTACTAGAAGACTAACAACACGTAAAAGCCACTTTATTGGTAATGGTTCCAAAAACTCACCCCATTTTTATCCAAGCTATCACTATTGTTAACAAAAATAGCTAAATTATAATATAGAATGTAGAATGTAGAATGTAGAATGTAAAATAATAAGTAATGCTTTCTAGCAATTCCTTAGCCATATTTAAATTAGTCTCCATTAAAAAAGCCTCTAGCTCGTAGGCTAGAGGCTTCTCCCATTTTAAGAAAAGTTGCGCATCATGCGCTTTTGGAATTTTTGGATTGTACGCTTCGAAGGCATCATATCTGCCATTTCAATGTTGTTTGTCATCGGTTCCATCATTCGCATCATTTTCTTGCGACGTTTTGGATCCATCATTGTAATTGCAGCTGCCCCTAATCCTAAAGCCAATAATGTTGTTGTACGCATTACATTCACCACCAATTTTAGAGTGTAATTCTTTTGACTTTTGGTCAAACTTCTCTCTAACCCTTGATGAACGAACGTGAGTTAACTGCTTTCTACGCTCATATCTTCATCTTCAAAAAGATCATCAAGTGAGCTCAAGCTTCCGTCTTCTTCAACTTGGTGTAGTGAAAATCGCCCATTAACGATTGTTAATTCAATGAAACAATGCCAGCAATAATATTGATTTGTACCAATTTTTCCAATATCTTTCCCTTTGCAGTTAGGACAACGCATCGTAGGGCCTCCCTTAACAATTTAAATCGATGACGATCACTTCTTCACCCACTGTTAAAGGAGCTGTTGATTTCAACACTCGTTTCCCCTCTTTTAAATCAGCGATAAAACCGTCTGTCACCTCATACCCTACGATATTGCCCAAATTTTCGTGAAAATATACATCTTCTACCAAGCCCAACTTTTCCCCTTCAGTTGACATTAAAGTCTTCCCAACAATTTTCTTTGTCCCATTATGAAGTGAATAAAATGGAAACTGCTTCTTATCATAAACAGATAACATTTTCACGTCATCAATGACTAACGCATCTTGTCCCATTGCATGGATATTTTCTAACGGTACAAATAGATGGCTGTTCAACCAACCATTCTTATCAATAAGCAAGCCTTCCACATGTGTCTCTTGAAATAACAAATCAATAACCTTGCCGATTTCCTTTCCACCCTTTAAAGAAATGACGGACAAACCATTAAGAACGGAAAACGTTCGCAAAGTTATTCTCCCACCTTTCCGAACATTTATATGGTTTGTTAATCTCAACTAAACATGCTGGGTAACTAATTCCAATCCAATGTAAAATTCAGAATGTAAGGTGTAAAATGGTTGAAAGTAAAGCTTTGAAGCATTACTTAAAATTCTACATCTACATTTTACATTCTACATTTTCAATCAGTTTCTCCTTCAATTTCGTGTTACGCTTCATTTCGTTTTGTTGTTGAATGGCTGTTTGGAAAGCTTTTACTTCACCGCATAAAATTAAATATTCTTTAGCTCTTGTAATTCCTGTATACACTAGGTTTCGGCGTAGCATACGGTGATACCCTCTGACAATAGGCATAATCACGATTGGAAATTCACTACCTTGTGATTTATGAACACTACAGCAGTAGGCTAAGGTAATTTGGTTTAAATCCTGTTTCGTGTACATCACTTCAATGCCATCGAATGAAATAATTAATTGATCTTGTTTTTCAACATTTTCTTTAGCATAAAAGATAGCTACAATTTCGCCCCTATCACCATTAAATACATTTTCTTCTGGATTATTGACGAGCTGCAAGACAACATCACCAACCCGGTATGCTACCTCACCGAAAACAATCTCTCGTTGTTTTTCTTTTTTGGCGTTAAAAATATTTTGTAACTTTGCATTTAGCGCTTCTATCCCAGCATTTCCCCGATACATCGGAGCTAACACTTGAATATCCTTTGCTGTATATCCTTTTTTTAGAGCATTTTGACAAATTTGTTCAATGACAGAAATGACCTGTTCCTGACTGCATGGAAAAAAGCGGCGATCAGTTTTTGCTTCTATAATATCTTCAGGTAAATGTCCTTCCTTCATCTTATGGGCCAGCTGAATGATGGAAGATTCCTTCGCTTGGCGATAAATATCGATAAGGTTCACGGTAGGGACAACCTTCGAATGAAGCAACTCACTTAGTACTTGACCAGGTCCAACAGACGGAAGTTGATCCTCATCTCCGACTAATATCACTTGTATTTTACTTGGTAATGATTTAAAAAGTTGATTAGCAAGCCAAATGTCGACCATTGAAACTTCATCAACAATGAGCAATTTTCCTGTAATAGGATTGTCTTCATCTTTTTCAAAACCTGAATGACCACCCTTCCAACCTAAAAGTCGATGAATGGTCTCTGCTGGTAAGCCTGTAGCTTCTGACATTCGTTTTGCTGCTCTTCCTGTTGGAGCAACTAAAAGTATCGGAAACGGATTTTCCCTACTGTAATCCTTTTTATTTAATGAAAGTCCATGAAGCTTTGCATAAGATTCAACAATTCCTCTTATTACAGTTGTTTTACCAGTTCCAGGCCCACCTGTCAAAATCATCATCGAAGATTTTAGTGCAGTTTTAATTGCCTCTTTTTGCGAGGGCGCATACTCAATTTTCAATTCATCTTCTGTTTCACCAATCGCTTTTAGAAATTCAGACTCAGGAAACTCATCTATTTGCTGCTCGCTCGTTAAAAGCTTACTAATATTTGTGACAAGTCCCTTTTCAGCAAAAAATAATGAAGGAAAGTAGACATTATCTCCTTCAACAATTAGTTGTCCTTCTTCTTCTAAAAATAAAAGTTGCTGTTCAACCTCTTGTTTAGAAATTGAGTAACTATGATCGCTTAGTAGAGATATTGCTTCTGATATAAGAGCATCTCTAACAATATAAACATGTCCCTCTTGCAAAGACATTTCTTGGACAATATGAAGACACCCAGCGTGTATTCGTTCTGGCTGATCTTTTGTAAACCCAAGTGTTTGTCCTAGGTTATCAGCTTTTGCAAAACCAATACCCTCAACATCATAAATGAGCTGATAAGGATTATTTTTCAGAACCTGTAATGTTTCTTCTTTGTATGCTTGAAAGATTTTCATCGCAAGTTGTGGACCAAACCCGAGTTTATAAAGCTCAATCAATACTTGTTCAATCCCTTGATGCAAAATAACTTGATCATATATTAATTGAATTTTATCGTCATTTAGTGAAGCGACTGTTTTCAAGACGTTTTTGTCTTCCACAATTTTTGAAATCGCTTGTTCACCAAGCTTTTCGACTATTGCTTCAGCCGTTTTTCTTCCAATTCCTTTAAAACGTTCACTACTTAAATAGCGAATAATCCCCTCGGTCGTTTTAGGAACTTCTTTCTCAAACGTACTTACTTGGAACTGCTGCCCAAACTTCGGGTGCTCGATTACTTTCCCATAGAAAGTATATTGGTGCTCCTCGTCTAATTTAGGTAACGTTCCAACAATAGCAATGACCTTTTCATGAAGCTCTACATTCGTTTTCTGGACCTTAACCCTCGCTACTGTATAGAAGTTTTCTTCATTAGCATAAATAACTGTAATGAGCTCACCTTTAATAAATGGGTCATCTTTTTGATTTTCATCAATCATTGTCATTACCTCTTTTGGAAAACTTAGCTTCTTGTCGAAGAAATATGCTAAATTTACTCTTTAATTATCTTATTTTTATTCTCCTTTGAGAAACGCTTCTAGTTGTTTTTTTCCATTCCCTGCAAGTAGATGACCTGGTTGAATTTTTAATGCCTGCTCAAAGCAATCCAATGCCTTTTCTCCATCTTCTTTAAATGTATAAGCCACACCTAAATTATAATAAGCATCTGCATGTGTTTCATCTAATTTAACTACCTTTTCAAGAACAGTAATAGCTTCATCTACTTGCTCAAGTTGAGCTAATGTTAAACCATATTGAAACATCGCATCAACGTCATTAGGATTTTTCTCGGTAGCAGTACAAAAGTTAGCTAGTGCATATGGTAATACTCCGATGCTAGAGTAGCTAAGCCCTAACATAAAGTATGCATCTGCTTCAACTAGCCCATTGGCGATCGCTTCTTTAAACATTCCTATGGCTTCTTCGTACTTTTCTTGTTCGAAGTAAGTATTTCCTGCCCCATAATAAGCAGTAGCCATTGTCTCATCAATCTCAATCGCCTTTTGGTAGAAGGTAATTGCTCGGTCTTTTTCTCCAATAATCGATAATAAGTGACCAAAATTAACGTAGGCAATTGTATTATTTGGATCTTCTTGAATGGCTTCATTTAATAATTTCGCGGCTTCTTCTAATTTTCCTTCTTGAATTAATTGAGCCGCTTCTATATGTTTTTCCATGTGTAAAACTCCTTTTTATTTTCAGATTATCAAACTATGTACTTCAATTATAAAAAAAGACTGTCCCATTGGGAACGGGATCAGTCCAATTTTTTAATTACTTTATCGATTGTACCTCCACCTAGACACTCATCGCCATTATAAAACACAACTGCCTGTCCAGGCGTAATTGCTCGCTGCGGATCATCAAAGATGACTTTCAGATTACCGTCCGCTTCCCTTTGGACAGTTACGCCCATATCCGGCTGACGATAGCGGAATTTAGCTGTACAATGGAAGGTATCAGGCATCGGCTTTGCACTTACCCAATTTACTCCAATCGCCGTTAACCCTTCAGAATACAGACTTGGATGATGAAAACCTTGAGCAACATGAAGAACATTTTTTTCTAAGTCTTTGCCAACTACGAACCAAGGTTCACCTGAACCACCAATTCCAAGACCATGCCTTTGACCTAAGGTGTGATACATTAAGCCTTCGTGACGTCCTTTTACTTCCCCTTCGAGAGTTTGCATTTCCCCTGGTTGAGCTGGTAAAAATTGACTCAAAAACTCTTTGAAATTTCGCTCACCAATAAAGCAAATTCCTGTACTATCCTTTTTATTAGCTGTTGCAAGTTCCGCTTTTTGCGCAATCTCTCGAACTTCTTTCTTTGGTAAGTTACCAATCGGAAACATAGTCTTAGACAATTGCTCTTGTCCTAACGCATTTAGAAAATACGTTTGGTCTTTATTATCATCTACACCACGGAGCATCTTATATTCTCCATCACGAAATTCTACTCTCGCATAATGTCCTGTCGCTAAATAATCTGCCCCAAGGCTCAGAGCATGCTCAAGGAACGCTTTAAACTTAATTTCTTTATTACACATCACATCTGGATTAGGTGTTCTACCTGCTTTATATTCTTCAAGAAAGTACGTAAAAACCTTGTCCCAATATTGTTTTTCAAAATTAACTGCATAATAAGGAATCCCTATTTGGTTACAGACACGGATTACGTCGTTGTAATCTTCTGTCGCTGTACAAACCCCATTTTCATCGGTATCGTCCCAATTTTTCATAAAGATCCCGATTACATCATAACCTTGCTCTTTTAAGAGGTATGCGGCAACAGATGAATCAACCCCACCTGACATTCCCACAACAACCCTTGTATCTTTTGGAGCTTTTTCGTTTTGTAGCATGACCTCACCACCTCTCCATTACTGTTTAATTCGATGAATAATTTTCGCTGTTTCCTCGGCAACTCGTTCGATTTCTTCTATCGTGTTCCCAAGTCCAAAACTAAAGCGTACCGCAGACATAATTCTTTCTTTATCATTTTCAAACATCGCTGCTAGTACATGGGAAGGCTCTAGGCTCCCAGCAGTACATGCTGAGCCACTTGACGCAGCGATTCCCGCTAAATCTAAATTAACTAAGAGCGATTCAACGCCGATTCCCTGAAAGCTAACATTTAATATATGAGGCAAAAAGTCGTTTTCATCACCATTAATTTTATAGACAAGTTCATGTTCTTCAAAGATCGCTAGCATTCTATTTCGAAAAGCAATATACTGCTCCCTTTTCGTTGCTCTTTCGGCAAACGCGATTTTAGCTGCTTCTTTCATTCCCACAATGCCAGGAACATTTTCTGTCCCAGCACGTCGCTTTCTTTCTTGATCGCCACCAAAAACATTGGCGAAAATCTGTTTCCCATTCTTTGCATAAAGAAAGCCTACACCTTTTGGGCCATTTATTTTATGGGCAGATACACTTAAAAAATCGATATGCATCTTTTTCACATCGATCTCCTCTATGCCATAGGCTTGAACGGCATCTGTATGAAAAGCAACTTCTCTTTCCTGCAAAAACTGACCAATTTCTAAAATCGGTTGAATTGTTCCTACTTCGTTATTTCCATACATAATTGAGACTAGAATTGTGTCTTCACGAACCGCACTCTTAAGGTCCTCTATAGAAATCATTCCATTTTCAGCGACTTTTAAATAAGTAACCTCAAAACCTTTTTTCTCTAAGTGCTGACAGGTATGCAGCAGTGCATGATGTTCAATTGCAGTTGTAATAATATGCTTACCTTTTTTCTTATTTGCTGAGGCATAACCGATCATCGCTAAATTATCAGCTTCAGTACCACCACTTGTAAAGATAATTTCTTTTTCAGTCGCACGAATCGTACTAGCTAAAAACGCACGTGCCTCATCTATAGCTTGTCTTGTTTTCCGACCAAATTGATGAATGCTTGATGGATTTCCAAAACTCTCATAAAAATACGGTAACATCGCTTCAACAACAGCTGGATGAGTTGGCGAAGTAGCCGCATGATCTACATAGATAGATTTCATTTTTGCACCTTCTTACTAAAATGTAGAATGTAAAATGTAGAATGAAAAATTTAAAAGTTAAGCATCGAAGCTGAGCTGTCACTCATTCTACATTCTGAATTCTACATTCTACATTATTATGGACTAAATATAAAACATATAGTATTCTTGGTTGCCTTTATCTTCATAATTGGCTAATTGGTCTAGTGTTGTGTTATCGAGAACATCTTTGACCGCGTCTCTAATTTTAATCCAAAGATCGCGTTTTGCTGGCTCTTCGTCTTCCAATACTTCAACTGGACTAATTGGCCCTTCAAGAACTCTGATTATGTCACCTGCTGTAATTTTTTCTGCTTCTTTCGCTAGCATGTAACCACCGTATGCTCCGCGAACACTTTTCACTAAAAGGGCATTCCGAAGCGGTGCAATTAATTGCTCTAGATAATGTTCTGATAAATCATGATCTTTGGCGATCGATTTTAATGAAACTGGTCCCTCACCTTGCTTCTTTGCTAATGCCATCATGATTGTTAACCCGTAACGTCCCTTGGTCGATATCTTCAATTTTTATCCCTCTTTCTATCATAGCATCTACTAAACGTTGACATTGTGGCAACGTAAAACCTACGACATTACCAATCGTTAGACTAAATAGAATTGTTCCAATAAATACTGGTCCGCCTAAAATCCAGCCAATCATTAACACAACAATTTCCATGACAAAACGAACATGCTGAACTTTCCAACCACTTCGTTCAGTAATGGCAATCATTAAGCTGTCTCTAGGTCCAGCTCCACACTTTGGAGCTATATAAAGTCCAATACCATAACCACAAACTATGACTCCAACCAAAAGCATAACATATTGTCCTATTGTTGTGGCAGGTGTATTAATAAATATACGAAAAATGTCAATAAATACGCCAACAAGCACCATATTTAGAAAGGCACCGAACTGTGGCCATTCTTTTGTTAATATACCAGTTATTGTTATTATACAAAAACCCACTATTATTGACCACGAACCAACAGTAAGTCCTACTTGTTTTGTCAGACCAATGTGGAGCACGTCCCAAGGGGCAACACCCAGATTTGCTTCTATCATTAAGACAATCCCAAATGACATAACAAGCAATCCTGTTAAAAAAATTAGCCATCTTCTACCAAATCTTCTTTTGTCTAGTGCCACAGTTGTGTCATCCTCTCCTAGCCTTGCTACCAAACTGTTTATTTCATAATCAAATTCAATCAATTATATCACGATTTTCGAAATTAAAGGTAAGAATAAAAGCTGGTAGATAATCGTTGCATTTAGCTTTCTCATCAGTTATTCTGACTCAAAAGACTCTTAAGGAGTAGACAAACCGTGGACTTATTTAATTACTCTTCCAAGCAAAATGAAAATATCAAAGG
This window harbors:
- the alaS gene encoding alanine--tRNA ligase encodes the protein MKRLTSVEVRQMFLDFFKEKGHAVEPSASLVPHEDPSLLWINSGVATLKKYFDGRVIPDNPRITNAQKSIRTNDIENVGKTARHHTFFEMLGNFSIGDYFKKEAIEWAWEFLTSENWIGFDPEKLSVTIHPEDHEAFDIWFKKIGVPEERIIRLEGNFWDIGEGPSGPNTEIFYDRGEKYGSDESDPELYPGGENERYLEVWNLVFSQFNHNPDGTYTPLPKKNIDTGMGLERMVSVVQDVPTNFDTDLFVPIIKATEQISGQAYGKNKEIDVSFKVIADHVRTVSFAIADGALPSNEGRGYVLRRLLRRAVRYAKLINIHRPFMYELVPVVGEIMVDFYPEVKDKTEFVQKVIKNEEERFHETLNEGLTILSKVIEQAKQANESIISGENVFRLYDTYGFPVDLTEEYVEEAGLAIDRHGFEEEMEKQRDRARSARQTGDSMQTQDSVLGELKIVSEFVGYENLSTTSVIEAIIKDKELVTEATAGDVIKIIVDKTPFYAESGGQVADKGTMRAEGTVLQIEDVQKAPNGQNLHTAKIVEGTVRTGMKFTSVVEETERIGIVKNHTATHILHRALKDTLGEHVNQAGSLVSENRLRFDFSHFGQVTPEELSKIESIVNHKIWDAISVNISNKKIDEAKAMGAMALFGEKYGDVVRVVQVGDYSLELCGGCHVKNTAEIGLFKIVSESGIGAGIRRIEAVTGKGAYEHMNSQVDLLKDTAKLVKSNLKDVPDKVEQLQLQLRNLQRENESLAAKLGNMEAGGLIDNVIKVNDVSVIAQVVKVADMDSIRGLVDTLKNKLGSGIVVLGAVNNGKVNIVAGVTNDLIKGGYHAGNIVKEVATRCGGGGGGRPDMAQAGGKNPDQLQEALDFVPQFLKTIS
- a CDS encoding AI-2E family transporter → MEPLPIKWLLRVVSLLVIFLCGYVFLLLSPIWQPVLTVLIRVSLPFLIAGAITYLLHPIVEQMKSMGVPRPISILLIYIAFMFVFAYLLMKGTPYIIDEVKDLMENIPHFVNIYRDVVGDFYKQTSMMPDGFRVKVEGWLTNIEGVAAEGVVGTVENLGGLFDYLLMIIIIPFLVFYLLKDFNLLEKTAWYLTPRKWRSSGRELLRNINVSLGNYIRGQLLVCLVVAVIATIGLWLIGMPYAVILGIFIGVTNIIPYFGPIIGAIPVAIIAFTESFQLVLLGLMVNFGIQLVEGNILSPLIVGKSLHMHPILIMFALIVGGEVGGIIGLIIAVPILAIIKVILVHVREQLQKKHEKEAKL
- a CDS encoding PRC-barrel domain-containing protein, whose product is MRTFSVLNGLSVISLKGGKEIGKVIDLLFQETHVEGLLIDKNGWLNSHLFVPLENIHAMGQDALVIDDVKMLSVYDKKQFPFYSLHNGTKKIVGKTLMSTEGEKLGLVEDVYFHENLGNIVGYEVTDGFIADLKEGKRVLKSTAPLTVGEEVIVIDLNC
- a CDS encoding ATP-dependent RecD-like DNA helicase, with product MIDENQKDDPFIKGELITVIYANEENFYTVARVKVQKTNVELHEKVIAIVGTLPKLDEEHQYTFYGKVIEHPKFGQQFQVSTFEKEVPKTTEGIIRYLSSERFKGIGRKTAEAIVEKLGEQAISKIVEDKNVLKTVASLNDDKIQLIYDQVILHQGIEQVLIELYKLGFGPQLAMKIFQAYKEETLQVLKNNPYQLIYDVEGIGFAKADNLGQTLGFTKDQPERIHAGCLHIVQEMSLQEGHVYIVRDALISEAISLLSDHSYSISKQEVEQQLLFLEEEGQLIVEGDNVYFPSLFFAEKGLVTNISKLLTSEQQIDEFPESEFLKAIGETEDELKIEYAPSQKEAIKTALKSSMMILTGGPGTGKTTVIRGIVESYAKLHGLSLNKKDYSRENPFPILLVAPTGRAAKRMSEATGLPAETIHRLLGWKGGHSGFEKDEDNPITGKLLIVDEVSMVDIWLANQLFKSLPSKIQVILVGDEDQLPSVGPGQVLSELLHSKVVPTVNLIDIYRQAKESSIIQLAHKMKEGHLPEDIIEAKTDRRFFPCSQEQVISVIEQICQNALKKGYTAKDIQVLAPMYRGNAGIEALNAKLQNIFNAKKEKQREIVFGEVAYRVGDVVLQLVNNPEENVFNGDRGEIVAIFYAKENVEKQDQLIISFDGIEVMYTKQDLNQITLAYCCSVHKSQGSEFPIVIMPIVRGYHRMLRRNLVYTGITRAKEYLILCGEVKAFQTAIQQQNEMKRNTKLKEKLIENVECKM
- a CDS encoding tetratricopeptide repeat protein; this translates as MEKHIEAAQLIQEGKLEEAAKLLNEAIQEDPNNTIAYVNFGHLLSIIGEKDRAITFYQKAIEIDETMATAYYGAGNTYFEQEKYEEAIGMFKEAIANGLVEADAYFMLGLSYSSIGVLPYALANFCTATEKNPNDVDAMFQYGLTLAQLEQVDEAITVLEKVVKLDETHADAYYNLGVAYTFKEDGEKALDCFEQALKIQPGHLLAGNGKKQLEAFLKGE
- the mnmA gene encoding tRNA 2-thiouridine(34) synthase MnmA gives rise to the protein MLQNEKAPKDTRVVVGMSGGVDSSVAAYLLKEQGYDVIGIFMKNWDDTDENGVCTATEDYNDVIRVCNQIGIPYYAVNFEKQYWDKVFTYFLEEYKAGRTPNPDVMCNKEIKFKAFLEHALSLGADYLATGHYARVEFRDGEYKMLRGVDDNKDQTYFLNALGQEQLSKTMFPIGNLPKKEVREIAQKAELATANKKDSTGICFIGERNFKEFLSQFLPAQPGEMQTLEGEVKGRHEGLMYHTLGQRHGLGIGGSGEPWFVVGKDLEKNVLHVAQGFHHPSLYSEGLTAIGVNWVSAKPMPDTFHCTAKFRYRQPDMGVTVQREADGNLKVIFDDPQRAITPGQAVVFYNGDECLGGGTIDKVIKKLD
- a CDS encoding cysteine desulfurase family protein, with protein sequence MKSIYVDHAATSPTHPAVVEAMLPYFYESFGNPSSIHQFGRKTRQAIDEARAFLASTIRATEKEIIFTSGGTEADNLAMIGYASANKKKGKHIITTAIEHHALLHTCQHLEKKGFEVTYLKVAENGMISIEDLKSAVREDTILVSIMYGNNEVGTIQPILEIGQFLQEREVAFHTDAVQAYGIEEIDVKKMHIDFLSVSAHKINGPKGVGFLYAKNGKQIFANVFGGDQERKRRAGTENVPGIVGMKEAAKIAFAERATKREQYIAFRNRMLAIFEEHELVYKINGDENDFLPHILNVSFQGIGVESLLVNLDLAGIAASSGSACTAGSLEPSHVLAAMFENDKERIMSAVRFSFGLGNTIEEIERVAEETAKIIHRIKQ
- the cymR gene encoding cysteine metabolism transcriptional regulator CymR, with protein sequence MKISTKGRYGLTIMMALAKKQGEGPVSLKSIAKDHDLSEHYLEQLIAPLRNALLVKSVRGAYGGYMLAKEAEKITAGDIIRVLEGPISPVEVLEDEEPAKRDLWIKIRDAVKDVLDNTTLDQLANYEDKGNQEYYMFYI
- a CDS encoding YczE/YyaS/YitT family protein; translation: MALDKRRFGRRWLIFLTGLLVMSFGIVLMIEANLGVAPWDVLHIGLTKQVGLTVGSWSIIVGFCIITITGILTKEWPQFGAFLNMVLVGVFIDIFRIFINTPATTIGQYVMLLVGVIVCGYGIGLYIAPKCGAGPRDSLMIAITERSGWKVQHVRFVMEIVVLMIGWILGGPVFIGTILFSLTIGNVVGFTLPQCQRLVDAMIERGIKIEDIDQGTLRVNNHDGISKEAR